In the genome of Streptomyces sp. Tu 3180, the window CCAGGTCGCCGCCGGCATCCTGGAGCCGCGCCGCGTCACGATCTCCCTGTCCGGCACGCTGCCGCACGTGCGGCTGGTGCTGGGAGAGGCCGACCGCATCGACCTCGACGGGCGGACCGTGCACTACACGAGCCCCGAGGGCGGGGGCGGCACCCTCGCCTACGACCGGCTGGTGCTCGCGGCCGGCAGCGTCAACAAGCTGCTGCCCATCCCCGGCGTCGCCGAGCACGCGCACGGCTTCCGCGGCCTGCCCGAGGCGCTGTACCTGCGCGACCACGTGACCCGGCAGGTGGAGCTCGCGGCCTCCTCCGACGACCCGAAGAGCTGTGCCGCCCGCTGCACCTTCGTGGTGGTCGGCGCCGGCTACACCGGCACCGAAGTCGCCGCGCACGGGCAGCTGTTCACCGACGCGCAGGTGAGCAGGCACCCCATGCGCACGGGCATGCGGCCGCGCTGGCTGCTGCTGGACGTCGCCGACCGGGTCCTGCCCGAACTGGACGAACGGCTCTCGCGCACCGCCGACAAGGTGCTGCGCGAACGGGGCGTGGACGTGCGCATGGGCACCTCCGTGAAGGAGGCCACGCACGACGGAGTGCTGCTGACCGACGGCGAGTTCGTCGAGACCCGCACGCTGGTGTGGTGCGTCGGCGTGCGGCCCGACCCGCTCGTCGAGTCCCTGGGACTGCCCATGGAACGCGGCCGGCTGCTCGTCGACCCGCACCTGCGGGTGCCGGGCCGGCCGGAGGTGTTCGCCTGCGGCGACGCGGCCGCGGTGCCCGACCTGGAGAAGCCCGGGGCGTACACCCCGATGACGGCGCAGCACGCCTGGCGGCAGGGCAAGGTCTGCGCGCACAACGTCGCCGCGTCGTTCGGCGACGGCGAGCGGCGCGCCTACCGCCACAAGGACATGGGGTTCGTGGTGGACCTGGGCGGCGTCAAGGCCGCCGCCAACCCGCTCGGCGTGCACCTGACCGGGCCGGCCGCGGGGGCGGTCACCCGCGGCTACCACCTCGCGGCGATGCCGGGCAACCGGGTGCGGGTCGCCGCCGACTGGCTCCTGGACGCCGTACTGCCGCGCCAGGCGGTGCAGTTGGGGCTCGTACGGTCGTGGTCGGTGCCCCTGGACACGGCGTCCCCGGAACTGGCGCGGGTACCGGGCGGACCGGGGCGGGAACAGGGGGGCGCGGAGGCGTCCGGCGCCGGGCCCGCGAAGAACCGGGACCGGCCCGGCGGCGAGCCCGCGGGGAGCCGGCCCGGCGGTGAACCGGCGAAGGACCGGCCCGCGCGGAACCAGCCCGTTCCCGCGCCGCCCGCCGATCAGCCGCCCCCGGGCTCCGGCGCCGCTCCGGGCCCCGTCAAGCGCACCGACACCCCTGCCGACCCTGTCGAAGGAGACTCATGAACACCGGTGAACTCGTCGAGCTCGCACAGCAGCTGCGCGTGGACAGCGTCCGCGCCGCGGCCGCCGCGGGCTCCGGGCACCCCACGTCCTCGATGTCGGCGGCGGACCTGACGGCCGTGCTGTTCGCCCGCCACTTCCGCTACGACTTCGACCGGCCCGACCACCCGGGCAACGACCGCTTCGTCCTCTCCAAGGGGCACGCCTCGCCCCTGATGTACGCGGTCTACAAGGCGGTCGGCGCCATCGACGACGAGGAGCTGCTCACCTTCCGTGAGCACGGCAGCCGCCTCGAGGGGCACCCCACGCCCCGGCGGCTGCCGTGGATCGAGACGGCCACCGGTTCGCTCGGCCAGGGGCTCCCGGTCGGCGTCGGCATCGCGCTGGCCGGGATGCGGCTGGAGCGCGCCGACTACCGGGTGTGGGTGCTGTGCGGCGACAGCGAGCTGGCCGAGGGGTCGGTCTGGGAGGCGGCCGAGCAGGCCGCGTACGAGCACCTGGACAACCTCACGGCGATCGTGGACGTCAACCGGCTCGGCCAGCGCGGCCCCACCCGGCACGGCCACGACCTCGACGCCTACGCCCGCCGCTTCCAGGCCTTCGGCTGGCACACCGTGGAGGTGGACGGCCACGACGTGGACGCCGTCGACCGCGCCTACGGGGAGGCCCTGTCCACCAGGGGCCAGCCCACCGCGATCCTCGCCCGCACGCTCAAGGGCAAGGGCGTCGAGGCCGTCCAGGACCGCGAGGGCCTGCACGGCAAGCCGCTGCCGGAGGCCGAGGACGCGATCGCCGAACTCGGCGGGCCGCGGGACCTGCGGATCCGGGTGCGGGTCCCGTCCGGCTCCGGCACGCCCGCGGCGGGGGCGCCGTCCGCCGGGAGCACCGCCTCCCTCGAACTCCCCCGCTGGGACAAGGGCGAGGAGGTGGCCACCCGGAACGCCTTCGGCGAGGCGCTCGCCGCCCTCGGCACCGCGCGCGGCGACGTCGTCGCCCTCGACGGGGAGGTCGGCGACTCCACGCGCGCGGAGTTCTTCGCCAAGGAGCACCCGGAGCGCTACTTCGAGTGCTACATCGCCGAGCAGCAGATGGTCGCCGCGGCGGTCGGCATGGCCGCGCGCGGCTGGGTGCCCTACGCCTCCACCTTCGCGGCCTTCCTGACCCGCGCCCACGACTTCATCCGCATGGCGTCGATCAGCGGCTCCCGCCTCAGCCTCGTCGGCTCGCACGCGGGTGTCGCGATCGGCCAGGACGGGCCCAGCCAGATGGGCCTGGAGGACCTGGCGATGATGCGGGCGGTGCACGGCTCGACCGTGCTGTACCCGTGCGACGCCAACCAGACCGCGCGGCTGGTCGCCCGGATGGCCGACCTCGACGGCATCCGCTACCTGCGCACCTCGCGCG includes:
- a CDS encoding NAD(P)/FAD-dependent oxidoreductase, with protein sequence MSRPRIVIVGAGFAGYRTARALSRLARGRAEIVLLNPTDYFLYLPLLPQVAAGILEPRRVTISLSGTLPHVRLVLGEADRIDLDGRTVHYTSPEGGGGTLAYDRLVLAAGSVNKLLPIPGVAEHAHGFRGLPEALYLRDHVTRQVELAASSDDPKSCAARCTFVVVGAGYTGTEVAAHGQLFTDAQVSRHPMRTGMRPRWLLLDVADRVLPELDERLSRTADKVLRERGVDVRMGTSVKEATHDGVLLTDGEFVETRTLVWCVGVRPDPLVESLGLPMERGRLLVDPHLRVPGRPEVFACGDAAAVPDLEKPGAYTPMTAQHAWRQGKVCAHNVAASFGDGERRAYRHKDMGFVVDLGGVKAAANPLGVHLTGPAAGAVTRGYHLAAMPGNRVRVAADWLLDAVLPRQAVQLGLVRSWSVPLDTASPELARVPGGPGREQGGAEASGAGPAKNRDRPGGEPAGSRPGGEPAKDRPARNQPVPAPPADQPPPGSGAAPGPVKRTDTPADPVEGDS
- a CDS encoding transketolase, translating into MNTGELVELAQQLRVDSVRAAAAAGSGHPTSSMSAADLTAVLFARHFRYDFDRPDHPGNDRFVLSKGHASPLMYAVYKAVGAIDDEELLTFREHGSRLEGHPTPRRLPWIETATGSLGQGLPVGVGIALAGMRLERADYRVWVLCGDSELAEGSVWEAAEQAAYEHLDNLTAIVDVNRLGQRGPTRHGHDLDAYARRFQAFGWHTVEVDGHDVDAVDRAYGEALSTRGQPTAILARTLKGKGVEAVQDREGLHGKPLPEAEDAIAELGGPRDLRIRVRVPSGSGTPAAGAPSAGSTASLELPRWDKGEEVATRNAFGEALAALGTARGDVVALDGEVGDSTRAEFFAKEHPERYFECYIAEQQMVAAAVGMAARGWVPYASTFAAFLTRAHDFIRMASISGSRLSLVGSHAGVAIGQDGPSQMGLEDLAMMRAVHGSTVLYPCDANQTARLVARMADLDGIRYLRTSRGESAVIYGPDEEFPVGGSKVLRSSDRDRLTLVAAGVTVPEALAAADALAEQGIAARVIDLYSVKPVDRETLRTAAEETGCLVTVEDHHPEGGLGDAVLDAFADGRPVPRLVRLAVRNMPGSASPDEQLHAAGIDAESIAAAGRLLVEEAIVP